In Candidatus Spechtbacterales bacterium, the genomic window GGTTCTTCTGTATCCGGAGCAGTAGGTTCTTCTGTTGTTTCATCTGCGGGCGTAGTATCTTCTATCATATCGCCATCCATCATCTCCTCTTCTGTGGCATCCTCTGCCATCATTTCTTCTTCGCTGGTTTCGGCTGTATTCTCTGTTAGTGTTGCGTCTTCTCCCTTAATACCAAAGAGAAAGTAGGCACCAACAAGAACAACGAGAACTCCGAACGTTATTAAGATGTTTTTCATAAAAATATTAGTTTAGTTTATAAAAATGTGCCTTTATGGCACAGCTTAAGTACTGCTTGTATTGTATACTTTTTCAATTTTTCGGGCAATATTGAGTTTTTAGGTATCTTAAGAGTATAATGCATTGGTATGCAAAATAGTTATAAAAAAACAAGCTCGGCACTTATTTTTATAGGTGTGTTTTTCTTTTTTAGTTTGCACCCAGCAAACGCGCAGGCGATAAAAGACGGCGACCTTATAAAAACCCCGGACAGCCCCGATGTTTATATAGTAAAAATAGTTGAAGAGAGCTCCGCAAATATTACAAAATTTAAACGCCTTATCTTAAATCCCGCTATTTTTGATTCCTACGGTCATTTAAATTGGAGTGATATAAAAGAGACATCCCAAGAAGTCTTAGATACATTTACCGATTCCGATCTGGTTATAGAGGTAAACGCTGACGGCTCTGTTGCTAATCCAAAAATATACAGAACATCTTCCGCGCCCGAAAGTGACACAGGGGAGAGGTACTGGCTTAATTTAACAGCCGCCGAGTTTGAATATATGGGTTTTGATTGGCGTGCTCTTTACCATATAAACCATATTGAAGCCTCACCCGATTTTTATTCTGAGGGAGAAGCGATAGCTTACGATAAAAGTGTGTACTCAAGAGAGCATTTTACCGTTTACCTAAACGATACAAAAGAAAGTATTTTGGAAAAACTTAAGCTGGAAGGGTTTATTGCGGACACAGGCGTTTTTTCCAATAAACTAGGCACAGTTGCTCCGGGTGGCTACTATCTTTCGGCGGAAATGGGAGAAGATGAAATCGCCTCAATTCTTTCCAACGAGCCCTTTATGGTCTGGGTAACCATCCCCGAGGGGTACAGAAAGGAACAGATAGGGGATTTGCTGGCAAGCAGGTTGAACTGGACAGCTGTACAGCGGGCAAGTTGGGGTACGGCTTATCAGAAGCTGGACTACAAAACATACGAGAACGCGGAAGATTACAAAGAGGGAGTTTATTTTCCCGATACCTATCTTTTTCCGCGCACCGAGGGGCCCATACAGGCTGCAACCCGCATGGTAAATAATTTTAACAAAAGATTCGCGGGATATGTTGAGGCATTTTCGGCAGAGCACAACATTGGCTGGCAGGACGCTTTAACTTTGGCATCCATAGTACAGAGAGAGGCATCAGGCTTTGAGGACGCGGGTCTGGTCGCGGGAATTTTATGGAATCGTGTCGCGCAGGACATGGCATTTCAGGTGGATGTAACCATACAGTACGCGGTTAATACAAAAGAGGGCGGCTGGTGGGCGCCCATTAAGTCTTCGGATCGCAAAGTGGATTCGTTGTTTAATACTTATCTGTACAAAGGCGTGACTCCCCACCCCATAGCTAATCCCGGCATGGTCGCGATAGACGCGGTACTTAGTCCGCAAAAAACAGACTGTATTTTCTTTATACATGCTAAGGGGCAGATATATTGCTCTGCCACTTATCAGGGACATCTCAATAATNNNNNNNNNNNNNNNNNNNNNNNNNNNNNNNNNNNNNNNNNNNNNNNNNNNNNNNNNNNNNNNNNNNNNNNNNNNNNNNNNNNNNNNNNNNNNNNNNNNNACATGCTAAGGGGCAGATATATTGCTCTGCCACTTATCAGGGACATCTCAATAATATAAGCAAATATCTATAAACTTAATTTTAATATTTGGCGCATTTCGTCGTTAGGCGCTGTGGTACTCATTCCACCCCTCACTTGCGAGCAAGTGAGGGGCTATCATTCCGTTCCTCGCGCCTGCCTAGAACTGCATCCAAATATTAAAATTATTAAAAGCCCGCAAAACTGTCTCGGCGAAAGACGGATGCGGGATTTTTTTTGTTGTGGTATAATTTATCCAGCTCTTGAAAGGACACCTGTAATGCACGACTGCTGTGACATGGACTGTCTTACAACAGCTCCGCATGTTTGTTGTTTTCATAAAGATGACCCCGACAAAAAAAACAACCAGCACGATTGTTGCAATATTCGCTGTATGGCCACATATCCACACAGTTGTTGTACACACAATAGGTAAATAAAAAAGCCCGCAAAACTGCGAGCTTTTTAGTACTATTTTACGCTTTCAAAGCGTTCAAGAAGGAGCTCATATCTTTTCTTTGTTTCGGGGTTGCTCAAGACATATTCTACCGTCCTGGTTTCGGCCTTCGGGCCTAATCCCAAGGGGTAATTGTTCCCGAATTGATTTGCTGTAAAATCTTCTACTGTGTCGCCAAACAGCCGGTTCCAGTAATGCGAACGCATGTGGGCAAAATCGGTGCCTTCAAGCGATGCACGTAAGAGCTCTCCGCCGAACAATCGCTGTGCCAGCACCGAAACTACGGCGCAATGCCCCCACAGAGGATTTTTCCGTGTCCAGCCGTCAGGATCCAGCGTTGTATCCTTATCGCATATCTTTGGAAGTAATTCTTTAAATTCCTCCGCTCTCATTGAACCCCCATTTAGGTCTGACTCCCAAGAACTAATGACAAGTTAGCACATAACTAAAATTAGGTAAATCCCGCCTCCTTTGTGGAACTATGCAATCTAATAAAGGGGGCGGGGTACAACTTGAAATTTGCTTAAAATTAGGGTAAAATAGGCGTATCCTGTCGCTTTAAGGTTTTAAGGCAGGAAAATATTGCCGGGTGGTGTAATTGGCAGCACGATGGACTTTGGATCCACAAGTGGGAGTTCGAGTCTTCCCTCGGCAGCGAACCCGGTTTCGTTTTGCGGAACCGGGAAAATTTTGCCTCGTAGTTTAATGGTAGAACGGCTGGTTTTGGTCCAGTTAGTTGGGGTTCGAATCCCTGCGAGGCAACACTTCGACAAGCTCAGTGTCTTTGCGTTAAATGTCTATGAATAATTGGAACGTGTATATTCTTCTTTGCGATCAGAAAACCTATTATATTGGGTTGACTGATGATATGGATAAAAGATTAGAAGAACATAAAAAAGGATATTCTCCTTATACAAAAAGGTTTTCTGATTTTGAGCTTGTATACAAAGAGGATTACTCTAAACGATATCAGGCTGAAAAACGGGAGCAACAGCTTAAAAAATGGAGTATCGCAAAGAAGAAAGCTCTCATAGATGGCAATATAGAATTACTTCGCAAATTAAGCAAAGGCACTTAGCTTGGTGATAATGCTTCTGCGGCAGGAATGGTGAGCGGTTCGGCGGGCTCACCGCCGACACCTGTCGAATCCATCCCTGCCGGGCAACACTGTATAGGAAATGGGGCTCGCCGTATACCAGAGCAAAGCTCGGTATACGGCGCCCTGAATCGAGCGAAGCTCTGGTTCATGGGCGAATCCCTGCGAGGCAACACTCATGTGCTAATTCGAGTGACCGAGAGAGGTTGGATAATTTTTAATTTACTAAACATGGCCAAAAGAACTTTATTTGATGTAGTCAAAGAAATTGCACTGCGACTCAAAGAAAATCAACATATTCATGCTATGTGGCTTGAGGGTTCTTATGCTACCGAAAAATTTACTGAAAACTCAGACATTGATGTATGGCTTGATATTGATAATGGAATGTTTGACGAATGTATTGATATTGTTCGAAAAGAGCTTCAAAAAGTAGGGAAAATTGATGCCGAAGAGGCTCGTGGGATATACTCACAAAATCCAAAATTAGCCAAACATATTTTTCACCTAAAGGGGTTTCCGAAGGCGCAAACTATTGAACTTGACCTTCAAGAACATAGTCGTGAATTTACTTTTTCTCGCAAAGAACATATTATCAAAATTTTGTTTGATAAGGATGAAACAATTCAGTGGCAACCATAGTAACCCTGACCGAGACACCTAATTTTTAACCCCAAAAACATCCCCGGAAAGCCCTTCCTCCTTCGCACGAGGCTTCGGAAGGACAAGTACTGGCTTGAACCAGGCAGGTTCACAACCGTGGATGCCAACATAACTTTTTAAATCCTTCTTTGAGGGATTTAAAAATGTTCATTTTTTCCTGCAGGCAGGAAAAAATGCGAGGACTCAAAACCCTAAAGCAGCTAAATGGGAAAACCGGTTTTCCCATTTTAAAAACCCGTCTTTTAGGTTGATAGGGCAAACAAAAAGAAATGCTTTTTGTAATTTTGAATTTTGAATTTTGAATCAATTTATTAATTTGTTCTGGCAAGGTCGGACCTTGCCAGAAATGAAGATTTTGAAAAAAGCGCTTGTGTGAGTGGTTTTTTATTTTCACATAAACTATCCGCATATATGCGGTATAATAATTGTATGAGACCTCGATTTGAAAAAGATGTTTCAAGCTATAGTAAGCTTACAAAACAAGAAATAGATCCAAATAAAAACACTCCTGAAGAAGTAGGGCGTTTTCAGCATGTTTTAGATTGGCAATTGGAACAAGCCGCGGACAGACAGGGGACATCCGTGGAAGATCAGCAGGAAAT contains:
- the mltG gene encoding endolytic transglycosylase MltG, encoding MQNSYKKTSSALIFIGVFFFFSLHPANAQAIKDGDLIKTPDSPDVYIVKIVEESSANITKFKRLILNPAIFDSYGHLNWSDIKETSQEVLDTFTDSDLVIEVNADGSVANPKIYRTSSAPESDTGERYWLNLTAAEFEYMGFDWRALYHINHIEASPDFYSEGEAIAYDKSVYSREHFTVYLNDTKESILEKLKLEGFIADTGVFSNKLGTVAPGGYYLSAEMGEDEIASILSNEPFMVWVTIPEGYRKEQIGDLLASRLNWTAVQRASWGTAYQKLDYKTYENAEDYKEGVYFPDTYLFPRTEGPIQAATRMVNNFNKRFAGYVEAFSAEHNIGWQDALTLASIVQREASGFEDAGLVAGILWNRVAQDMAFQVDVTIQYAVNTKEGGWWAPIKSSDRKVDSLFNTYLYKGVTPHPIANPGMVAIDAVLSPQKTDCIFFIHAKGQIYCSATYQGHLNN
- a CDS encoding GIY-YIG nuclease family protein, producing MNNWNVYILLCDQKTYYIGLTDDMDKRLEEHKKGYSPYTKRFSDFELVYKEDYSKRYQAEKREQQLKKWSIAKKKALIDGNIELLRKLSKGT
- a CDS encoding nucleotidyltransferase domain-containing protein codes for the protein MAKRTLFDVVKEIALRLKENQHIHAMWLEGSYATEKFTENSDIDVWLDIDNGMFDECIDIVRKELQKVGKIDAEEARGIYSQNPKLAKHIFHLKGFPKAQTIELDLQEHSREFTFSRKEHIIKILFDKDETIQWQP